A genomic segment from Chloracidobacterium sp. encodes:
- the eno gene encoding phosphopyruvate hydratase produces MALTIERIHAREILDSRGNPTVEADVVLSNGVVGTAAVPSGASTGENEALELRDGDKRRYLGKGVQKAVTNVNTIIAKRLVGRDPLDQQGIDREMLALDGTPNKRKLGANALLAVSLATARAAAQAVGLPLYRYLGGTHARTLPVPLMNILNGGAHADNNVDFQEFMIAPCGAATFAEALRWGAEIFHTLKGVLRKRNYNTAVGDEGGFAPNLRSNEEAIELVLEAITQAGYKPGVQVAVALDPAASELFENGYYVFKKSDQSKYTPEAMVEYWAGWVDKYPIISIEDGLAENDWTGWALLTKALGDKVQLVGDDLFVTNVAYLRKGIEQQVANSILVKVNQIGTLTETMDTVELARTRGYTAIISHRSGETEDAFIADLAVALNTGQIKTGSASRSDRMAKYNRLLRIEEQLGANAFYPGVGAFYNVKFEPPKTTASRTARGGR; encoded by the coding sequence ATGGCGCTCACCATTGAACGCATCCATGCCCGTGAAATCCTTGACTCACGCGGCAATCCTACGGTTGAAGCCGATGTTGTGTTGTCGAACGGCGTCGTCGGGACGGCGGCCGTGCCGTCGGGGGCGTCAACCGGTGAAAACGAGGCGCTTGAGCTGCGTGACGGCGACAAGCGGCGGTATCTCGGCAAGGGCGTCCAAAAGGCTGTCACCAACGTCAATACGATCATCGCTAAGCGGCTCGTAGGACGCGACCCCCTCGACCAACAGGGCATAGACCGTGAGATGCTCGCCTTAGACGGTACGCCCAATAAGCGGAAGTTGGGCGCGAACGCCCTGCTAGCTGTCTCACTGGCGACGGCGCGCGCCGCTGCCCAAGCTGTCGGGTTGCCGCTCTATCGCTACCTTGGCGGAACGCACGCCCGGACGCTGCCCGTGCCATTGATGAACATCCTCAACGGCGGAGCACATGCCGACAACAACGTGGATTTTCAGGAGTTTATGATTGCGCCCTGCGGCGCAGCGACCTTCGCCGAGGCGCTCCGTTGGGGCGCGGAGATTTTCCATACGCTCAAGGGTGTGCTGCGCAAACGCAACTACAACACTGCCGTCGGCGATGAGGGCGGTTTTGCACCCAACCTGCGTTCGAATGAGGAAGCAATCGAACTCGTATTGGAAGCCATTACGCAAGCCGGCTACAAGCCCGGCGTGCAGGTGGCCGTCGCGCTTGATCCGGCGGCCAGCGAGCTTTTTGAGAACGGCTATTACGTTTTCAAAAAATCCGACCAGTCGAAATATACGCCGGAGGCGATGGTTGAATACTGGGCCGGGTGGGTTGACAAGTACCCCATCATCTCGATTGAAGACGGTCTGGCGGAAAACGACTGGACAGGCTGGGCGCTCCTAACGAAAGCCCTTGGCGACAAGGTTCAATTGGTCGGCGATGACTTGTTTGTGACAAACGTCGCCTACCTGCGCAAGGGCATTGAGCAGCAGGTCGCCAACTCAATTCTCGTCAAGGTCAACCAGATTGGAACGCTGACCGAAACGATGGATACCGTTGAACTTGCCCGGACGCGCGGCTACACGGCGATTATTTCGCACCGGTCGGGCGAAACCGAAGACGCCTTCATCGCCGACTTGGCCGTAGCGCTCAACACGGGACAAATCAAGACTGGTTCGGCCAGCCGCAGCGACCGCATGGCGAAGTACAACCGTTTGCTGCGGATTGAAGAGCAACTTGGGGCAAACGCTTTCTATCCGGGCGTCGGCGCATTCTACAATGTGAAATTCGAGCCGCCGAAAACAACCGCCTCCCGAACGGCGCGTGGCGGCCGCTGA
- a CDS encoding phosphatidylserine decarboxylase, which yields MAKEAYPYLVWCAAAAALLAYTAGWFPPLWWLVGLVGVAAAFIAYFFRDPERVIPAEEDVVVAPADGLITRLAPVNPEDPASPWLVSIFLSPLDVHINRAPIAGVIRETLHRPGSFKSALREDASLVNEQLILTLEGERITVTLKQIAGFIARRCVLWKRAGDRVARGERIGLIKFSSRTDLIVPPEVALCVRQGERVVGGTTIVGRIRPPAECIKVLRSDEAYV from the coding sequence ATGGCTAAGGAAGCCTATCCATACTTAGTGTGGTGCGCCGCCGCCGCCGCCTTGTTGGCGTACACGGCTGGATGGTTTCCACCGCTATGGTGGCTGGTTGGGTTGGTCGGCGTGGCGGCGGCGTTCATCGCGTACTTTTTCCGCGACCCGGAGCGCGTCATTCCGGCGGAGGAGGATGTTGTGGTTGCGCCGGCTGACGGGTTGATTACGCGGCTGGCCCCGGTGAACCCAGAAGACCCGGCGTCGCCGTGGTTGGTGAGCATTTTCCTGTCGCCGCTGGATGTCCATATCAATCGTGCCCCGATCGCCGGCGTCATCCGGGAAACGCTACACCGTCCGGGAAGCTTCAAAAGCGCCCTGCGGGAAGATGCATCGCTCGTTAACGAGCAGTTGATTCTGACGCTGGAAGGCGAGCGCATTACGGTGACGCTCAAGCAGATCGCCGGTTTCATCGCCCGCCGGTGCGTCCTGTGGAAACGAGCCGGTGACCGCGTGGCGCGCGGCGAGCGAATCGGCCTCATCAAGTTCAGTTCGCGGACGGACTTGATTGTGCCGCCGGAAGTCGCTCTGTGCGTTCGGCAGGGTGAGCGCGTGGTTGGTGGGACGACCATTGTCGGCCGCATTCGACCGCCGGCTGAATGCATAAAGGTCCTGCGTTCAGATGAAGCCTACGTATGA
- a CDS encoding phosphatidylcholine/phosphatidylserine synthase, whose product MNREAEAKHRLARRRLRKGVYVLPSFITCINIYMGFYAIVESLKGYKSIALNEPETAARHFDLAALCIGWSVLCDFLDGRIARLVNATSEFGVQLDSLADVLSFGVAPAVLLYTWGFSGVPAFQKLAWGAAFIHLICCALRLARFNVQAMKPLPGDAGSKAPKRFFVGLPTPAAAGLLAAIVHFTPLPVVYQETYYQVFGWEFVMTPVGWAIALFALAVTLALLMVSTLRFNSFKDLGPYTRHPQVALLSLGLLIFLVYNYSEWTLLTLAILYVGQGLAGKLASLFRRKAAVASAETAETLN is encoded by the coding sequence ATGAACCGTGAAGCCGAAGCCAAGCACCGTCTTGCGCGTCGCCGCCTGCGCAAGGGCGTGTATGTCCTGCCGAGCTTCATTACCTGCATCAACATCTACATGGGCTTTTACGCCATCGTTGAGAGCCTGAAGGGGTACAAGTCCATCGCGCTCAACGAACCAGAAACCGCCGCCCGCCATTTTGACCTTGCGGCGCTGTGCATTGGTTGGTCGGTGTTGTGTGACTTTCTAGACGGCCGGATCGCGCGACTTGTGAATGCAACCAGCGAGTTCGGCGTCCAGCTTGACAGCTTGGCTGACGTACTCAGTTTTGGCGTCGCCCCAGCCGTCTTGCTCTACACGTGGGGTTTTTCAGGCGTTCCGGCCTTCCAGAAGCTGGCTTGGGGAGCGGCGTTTATTCATCTCATCTGCTGTGCGTTGCGGCTGGCACGATTCAACGTTCAGGCGATGAAACCACTTCCAGGTGACGCCGGCTCTAAAGCCCCCAAGCGTTTTTTCGTTGGGTTGCCGACACCGGCGGCGGCTGGCTTGCTAGCGGCGATTGTCCACTTTACACCACTGCCGGTGGTCTATCAGGAGACCTACTACCAAGTGTTTGGTTGGGAATTCGTCATGACGCCGGTTGGGTGGGCAATTGCCTTGTTTGCATTGGCGGTGACATTGGCGCTCCTTATGGTCAGTACGCTGCGCTTCAACAGCTTCAAGGATTTGGGCCCTTACACGCGCCACCCACAGGTAGCGCTGTTGTCACTAGGGCTGCTCATTTTTCTTGTGTATAACTACTCTGAGTGGACGCTGTTGACCTTGGCGATCCTCTACGTTGGTCAGGGGCTGGCCGGCAAGCTGGCTAGCCTTTTCCGCCGCAAGGCGGCGGTGGCTTCGGCGGAGACGGCGGAAACCCTTAACTAG
- a CDS encoding NAD-dependent protein deacylase has translation MTEEQQRQARRYLAQAKRVVVFTGAGISAESGVPTFRGNNATWKGMPAAVASSIGLLEQDLTTAWEWFDYRRTLLKSVMPNAAHIAVAQAETRFAEFLVVTQNVDGLHQKAGSTRVIELHGNIWRGRGLRTGKRYELPEAPLPALPPYGDDDEPIRPDVVLFGEMLPAGAFEAAEAAAARCDVCLVIGTSGVVYPAALIPLAARDAGAAVIEVNPEATDLTPHMTLSLRGKAGDIVPLLLAA, from the coding sequence ATGACTGAAGAGCAACAGCGGCAGGCGCGGCGCTACTTAGCGCAGGCGAAACGAGTAGTCGTGTTTACCGGCGCAGGGATTTCCGCCGAATCGGGCGTGCCGACCTTTCGCGGGAACAATGCCACGTGGAAAGGGATGCCAGCGGCGGTAGCGTCCTCCATCGGCCTGTTGGAGCAAGACCTCACAACGGCGTGGGAATGGTTTGATTATCGGCGGACATTGCTGAAGTCCGTTATGCCTAATGCGGCGCACATTGCCGTTGCACAGGCGGAGACGCGCTTTGCGGAGTTCCTTGTGGTGACACAGAACGTGGACGGACTGCACCAGAAAGCCGGCAGTACGCGCGTTATTGAGCTGCACGGCAACATCTGGCGCGGACGCGGGCTGCGAACGGGCAAACGGTATGAACTGCCTGAAGCGCCGTTGCCAGCGCTGCCGCCATACGGTGACGACGACGAACCCATCCGCCCGGATGTTGTCCTATTTGGCGAGATGCTGCCAGCTGGCGCGTTTGAAGCAGCGGAAGCGGCGGCGGCGCGCTGCGACGTGTGTCTGGTCATCGGTACGTCGGGCGTTGTTTATCCGGCGGCGCTGATTCCATTGGCAGCCCGTGACGCCGGCGCGGCCGTCATTGAAGTCAATCCCGAAGCGACTGACCTGACGCCGCACATGACGCTCTCGCTGCGGGGCAAAGCCGGTGACATTGTACCACTGTTGTTAGCGGCGTAA
- a CDS encoding roadblock/LC7 domain-containing protein, whose protein sequence is MSNTALVLYNEEYQRIKNIIARLCEDANARMVFLIDKNGQKIADYGDVGAIDTTSLASLTAGNVAATDALARLVGEKEFPVLSHEGERDNIHISIVAQRVILVVIFDERSSLGLVRLRVKRAATDMAEVLEAIARKVEEEKARGVNVESPFAEITEDDIDNLFAD, encoded by the coding sequence ATGTCGAACACCGCGCTGGTGCTCTACAACGAGGAGTACCAGCGAATCAAGAACATCATCGCCCGCTTGTGTGAAGACGCCAATGCCCGCATGGTCTTCCTGATCGATAAAAACGGTCAGAAGATCGCCGATTATGGGGACGTTGGCGCAATTGACACGACAAGCCTGGCGTCCTTGACGGCGGGCAATGTCGCCGCCACGGATGCGTTAGCGCGCCTAGTCGGTGAAAAGGAGTTCCCGGTTCTTTCCCACGAAGGCGAGCGTGATAACATTCACATCTCCATTGTCGCTCAGCGTGTCATTCTAGTTGTGATCTTTGACGAGCGATCAAGCTTGGGTTTGGTTCGCTTGCGGGTGAAGCGCGCCGCGACGGATATGGCGGAAGTTCTTGAAGCCATCGCGCGCAAAGTCGAAGAAGAGAAAGCGCGCGGCGTGAATGTTGAATCTCCCTTTGCTGAAATCACCGAAGACGATATTGACAACTTGTTCGCCGATTGA
- a CDS encoding GTPase domain-containing protein: protein MTFINYAAREINCKLVYYGPGLGGKTTNLQYIYDTTSPQAKGKLISLATETDRTLFFDFLPLELGTVRGFKTRFHLYTVPGQVFYDASRKLILKGVDGVVFVADSQEERMDANIESLWNLEQNLKAHGYDLMKIPYVLQLNKRDLPSALPVEELKRELMRKGEPVFEAVAYKGTGVFDTLKAVAKQVLVELKKGGG, encoded by the coding sequence TTGACGTTCATCAACTACGCTGCCCGTGAAATCAACTGCAAGCTCGTTTATTACGGCCCTGGTCTTGGCGGGAAAACGACGAACCTGCAGTACATTTATGACACCACGTCGCCGCAGGCGAAGGGCAAGTTGATCAGCCTTGCGACGGAGACTGACCGTACGCTGTTTTTTGACTTCTTACCACTAGAGCTTGGTACCGTACGCGGTTTCAAGACTCGTTTCCACCTTTACACGGTACCAGGGCAGGTTTTCTATGACGCCAGCCGTAAGCTGATCCTCAAAGGGGTGGACGGCGTGGTGTTTGTCGCCGACTCTCAGGAAGAGCGTATGGACGCCAACATCGAGTCACTCTGGAACCTTGAACAAAATCTCAAGGCGCACGGCTATGACTTGATGAAGATTCCCTACGTTCTCCAGCTTAACAAACGCGATCTGCCAAGCGCCCTGCCGGTTGAAGAACTAAAGAGGGAGTTGATGCGGAAAGGGGAGCCGGTCTTTGAGGCGGTCGCCTACAAAGGGACTGGCGTGTTTGACACCCTCAAAGCGGTCGCTAAGCAGGTGCTGGTGGAACTCAAGAAAGGTGGGGGGTAG
- a CDS encoding enoyl-ACP reductase, with product MLAGKKGVILGVANKRSIAWGIAQAAARAGATLALNYQNERLEANVRELAATLDNPLVAPCDVTSDADIAAFFEQVQARFGTLDFLVHAIAYAPREDLEGQFVDTSREGFRIAHDVSAYSLTATARAALPMMKDHGGSIVTLTYLGSERAVVGYNVMGVAKAALEASVRYLAAELGPYGIRVNAISAGPINTLAARGIQGFTKMLKHHAATAPLRRPTEVAEVADTALFLISHMGRGVTGEVIHVDGGYHCIGLVPRDEPA from the coding sequence ATGTTGGCTGGGAAGAAAGGCGTGATTCTCGGCGTCGCCAACAAACGCAGCATTGCTTGGGGAATTGCTCAGGCGGCGGCCCGGGCGGGCGCGACGCTGGCTTTGAACTATCAAAATGAACGCCTCGAAGCCAACGTCCGGGAACTAGCCGCCACACTCGACAACCCGCTTGTTGCGCCCTGCGACGTAACCAGCGACGCTGATATTGCGGCTTTTTTTGAGCAGGTTCAGGCGCGGTTCGGTACGCTCGACTTCCTTGTGCACGCCATTGCGTATGCGCCGCGCGAAGATTTAGAAGGTCAGTTTGTGGACACATCGCGGGAGGGGTTTCGCATCGCGCATGACGTCAGCGCCTACTCACTGACGGCGACGGCACGGGCCGCGCTTCCGATGATGAAAGATCACGGCGGCAGTATCGTGACGCTGACCTACTTGGGGAGCGAGCGGGCGGTCGTCGGATACAACGTCATGGGTGTCGCTAAGGCGGCGCTGGAGGCAAGCGTCCGGTATTTAGCGGCCGAGCTGGGTCCATACGGCATCCGCGTCAACGCCATCTCGGCCGGTCCAATTAATACGCTTGCCGCACGCGGCATTCAGGGCTTCACCAAAATGCTCAAGCATCACGCCGCCACAGCGCCGCTCCGCCGGCCGACGGAAGTGGCGGAGGTCGCCGACACCGCGCTGTTTCTCATCTCGCACATGGGACGCGGTGTGACCGGCGAAGTCATTCACGTGGACGGCGGTTACCACTGCATCGGTCTTGTTCCCAGAGACGAACCCGCGTAG
- the ybeY gene encoding rRNA maturation RNase YbeY, producing the protein MLSREAHWWTEWGKRPADQFIRRAATMIYVINRQRHERINRAAVAQLAQATLEAVLPPRLAAAMDANVVFVGDEPMRRLNRTYRNSDAPTDVLSFVHLALPSPYDYTPAQREAWFFSRPTTALAGERPLLGEVVIAAPTARRYAERHALTFAQEIQRLVIHGIIHLCGYDHETDAGQMARLERRLQRQLLASPLAW; encoded by the coding sequence TTGTTGTCTCGAGAAGCGCACTGGTGGACCGAGTGGGGCAAACGTCCGGCTGACCAGTTCATCCGCCGCGCAGCCACCATGATTTACGTCATCAACCGCCAGCGTCATGAACGCATCAACCGCGCCGCTGTTGCGCAACTGGCGCAGGCGACGTTGGAGGCGGTGTTGCCTCCACGGCTTGCCGCCGCCATGGACGCCAACGTGGTTTTCGTCGGCGATGAGCCAATGCGTCGGCTCAATCGGACATACCGGAACAGCGACGCTCCAACCGACGTGTTGTCCTTTGTCCACTTGGCGCTCCCGTCGCCTTATGACTACACCCCGGCTCAGCGTGAAGCATGGTTTTTCAGCCGACCAACAACAGCCCTAGCGGGTGAACGGCCGCTCCTAGGTGAAGTGGTCATTGCCGCACCGACTGCACGGCGCTATGCTGAACGCCATGCCTTGACATTCGCACAGGAAATCCAAAGACTCGTCATCCACGGCATCATCCACTTGTGTGGTTACGACCATGAAACGGACGCGGGGCAGATGGCGCGCCTTGAACGTCGGCTGCAGCGCCAACTGTTGGCGTCGCCGCTGGCGTGGTAG
- a CDS encoding hemolysin family protein: MEYALALALVTASGVFFLALVESAHGSISEVTLRSLAAEMPDKAPQRVFLRHLLSHRLEFWLSLSLGLQTGTLVITAVAVWLAQRFSSPLAMPLALGAALFLVVPARQILPRILVQNQPEAYLLRLLPWFRLYFNAVQPIVRPMRRFISRFRVEPERSLIPDSLPPTEGESIQALIDVGEEAGIIEEEEGELIQSVIEFSDTAVREIMTPRPDIVSVRASATVREASETMTRERHSRLPVFEQDSDDIVGIVFIRDVLDCLLNGREHTPVREIVRPAYFVPENKGIADLLEDMRKSAMQIALVIDEYGDVAGLVTVEDILEEIVGEIEDEDQSGEDEDVLPETDGAWLVRGSTEIRKVELVTEQELSGDDFQTVNGFIVSELERVPATGEHFVVRGLEVEVLESDGRAIRRVRLRKAAPSSQTAEKT, from the coding sequence ATGGAATATGCGCTAGCCCTCGCGCTCGTGACCGCCAGTGGGGTGTTCTTTCTGGCTCTGGTTGAAAGCGCCCACGGCTCGATTTCCGAAGTTACGCTGCGGTCGCTGGCCGCCGAGATGCCAGATAAAGCCCCGCAGCGCGTCTTCTTGCGTCATTTGCTTAGCCATCGGTTGGAATTCTGGCTAAGCCTATCGTTGGGGCTGCAAACTGGCACGCTTGTGATTACAGCCGTCGCCGTTTGGCTGGCGCAGCGTTTTTCATCGCCGCTGGCGATGCCGCTGGCGCTTGGCGCGGCGTTGTTTCTGGTGGTTCCGGCGCGACAAATCTTGCCGCGCATTCTTGTCCAAAACCAACCGGAAGCCTATCTGCTACGTTTGCTGCCTTGGTTTCGGCTGTATTTCAACGCCGTTCAACCGATTGTACGTCCAATGCGCCGTTTCATCAGCCGCTTCCGTGTCGAGCCGGAACGCAGTCTGATCCCTGATTCACTCCCGCCAACCGAAGGCGAAAGCATTCAGGCGCTTATTGACGTCGGTGAAGAAGCCGGCATCATCGAAGAAGAGGAAGGGGAACTCATTCAGTCGGTCATCGAGTTTAGTGACACCGCCGTGCGCGAGATCATGACGCCGCGCCCTGACATTGTCTCCGTACGGGCGTCGGCCACCGTCCGGGAAGCCAGTGAAACCATGACGCGCGAACGGCACTCCCGGCTGCCGGTCTTTGAGCAAGACTCTGACGATATTGTAGGCATTGTGTTTATCCGCGACGTCTTGGACTGCTTGCTCAACGGCCGTGAACACACGCCCGTCCGTGAGATTGTTCGACCGGCGTACTTTGTTCCCGAAAACAAGGGTATCGCTGATTTACTAGAGGACATGCGCAAGTCGGCGATGCAAATTGCGCTGGTCATTGATGAGTACGGCGATGTGGCGGGTCTGGTCACCGTCGAGGACATTCTGGAGGAAATCGTCGGCGAAATTGAAGACGAGGATCAATCGGGAGAGGATGAAGACGTCTTGCCGGAAACCGATGGTGCCTGGCTGGTGCGCGGCAGTACTGAGATTCGTAAGGTCGAGTTAGTCACTGAACAGGAACTATCCGGCGATGACTTCCAAACCGTCAATGGCTTTATCGTTTCTGAACTCGAACGTGTGCCGGCGACGGGCGAACACTTTGTCGTCCGTGGGCTAGAGGTCGAAGTGCTGGAGAGCGACGGACGGGCCATCCGCCGCGTCCGCCTGCGCAAGGCTGCGCCAAGTTCACAGACGGCTGAAAAAACTTAG
- the rsmD gene encoding 16S rRNA (guanine(966)-N(2))-methyltransferase RsmD produces the protein MSYGVANSWFVRVRSQIAFHPMRVIAGIHKGKRLRINLGLRVRPTSDRLRETLFNILAPFIDGADFLDLCAGSGAVGIEALSRGAARATFVEHSRRALTALVENLARCGIGDEAELVQRDAVSAVKQFIQTGRRFDLIFCDPPYASPIYTPLLELLGTQPVLKDDGQLIVEHHVKYPIAEVVGHLRRFRAVRQGESTLSFFSRL, from the coding sequence GTGAGTTATGGGGTTGCCAACAGTTGGTTTGTCCGAGTAAGGTCGCAAATCGCTTTTCATCCCATGCGCGTGATCGCCGGTATTCACAAAGGCAAGCGGTTGCGGATCAACCTAGGCCTGCGTGTCCGGCCAACCTCTGACCGGCTGCGTGAAACGTTGTTCAACATCTTAGCTCCGTTTATTGACGGCGCGGACTTTCTAGACCTATGCGCCGGCTCCGGTGCGGTCGGTATTGAAGCGCTCAGCCGGGGAGCGGCGCGGGCGACCTTTGTCGAACACTCACGCCGAGCGCTAACGGCGTTGGTTGAGAACCTGGCGCGGTGCGGCATCGGCGATGAAGCCGAACTCGTCCAGCGGGACGCCGTTAGCGCCGTCAAACAGTTTATCCAGACCGGACGCCGCTTTGATCTGATCTTTTGCGACCCGCCGTACGCTTCGCCAATCTATACGCCGCTGCTTGAATTGCTGGGGACTCAGCCTGTGCTGAAAGACGACGGCCAGCTCATTGTTGAGCACCACGTCAAGTATCCAATCGCGGAAGTGGTTGGTCATTTACGCCGCTTTCGAGCGGTTCGGCAAGGCGAATCGACGCTAAGTTTTTTCAGCCGTCTGTGA
- a CDS encoding alcohol dehydrogenase catalytic domain-containing protein — protein MQALRLVSNQLQIVDIPRPAAKGEALVRVEYAGICATDAAIVREGYASFSGTLGHEFVGVVEASPDPSWIGRRVVADINVGCGRCPDCTAGDARHCAQRTVLGIRGRDGAFAEYVALPLANLYAVPNTVSPLEAVFAEPLAAACRILEQVTVPPAATIGVLGDGKLGQLIAQVFHAHRLSVTLVGRHPRKLQTAARLGLPVCSANDLNAAARVFDIVVEATGRPAGFADALRLVRPRGTVVLKSTFHRDCPLHPASVVIPEVTIVGSRCGDMTKALALLAAKAVQPTTLIEAVYNLADGLEAFRHAMTPGALKVLLRPAEAPATNLA, from the coding sequence GTGCAGGCGCTGCGGTTGGTCAGCAATCAACTCCAGATTGTTGACATTCCACGTCCGGCCGCTAAGGGGGAGGCGCTGGTTCGCGTTGAGTATGCCGGCATTTGCGCCACCGACGCCGCCATTGTTCGGGAAGGTTACGCTAGCTTTTCCGGGACGCTTGGCCATGAATTTGTTGGCGTCGTCGAGGCGTCGCCCGATCCAAGTTGGATCGGGCGGCGGGTCGTCGCCGACATCAACGTAGGATGCGGCCGCTGTCCCGACTGCACCGCCGGCGACGCGCGCCACTGTGCGCAGCGTACCGTCCTTGGCATTCGTGGGCGCGACGGCGCTTTCGCCGAGTATGTGGCGCTTCCACTGGCTAACCTGTACGCCGTGCCCAACACCGTTTCTCCACTTGAAGCCGTTTTCGCCGAGCCCCTGGCCGCCGCCTGTCGCATTCTGGAGCAGGTGACGGTACCGCCGGCGGCGACCATCGGTGTCCTCGGCGACGGGAAACTTGGTCAACTGATCGCGCAGGTTTTCCATGCGCACCGGCTGTCGGTGACGCTCGTCGGTCGTCATCCCCGTAAGTTGCAGACAGCCGCGCGGCTTGGCCTACCTGTATGCTCCGCCAACGACCTCAACGCCGCCGCCCGCGTGTTCGACATCGTCGTTGAAGCGACTGGCCGGCCAGCGGGGTTTGCTGACGCGCTGCGGTTGGTGCGCCCGCGTGGAACAGTCGTTCTAAAGTCCACCTTCCACAGGGACTGCCCACTCCATCCCGCGTCAGTGGTCATCCCAGAAGTGACGATTGTCGGCTCACGGTGCGGTGATATGACCAAGGCGCTCGCGCTCTTGGCGGCGAAGGCCGTTCAACCAACGACTCTGATCGAAGCCGTTTACAACCTAGCCGACGGTCTTGAAGCGTTTCGACACGCGATGACGCCGGGCGCTTTGAAGGTATTGTTGCGGCCGGCGGAAGCGCCGGCCACAAACCTTGCCTAA
- the alr gene encoding alanine racemase, which translates to MSSCSDAPHGDDGGRLIPESAARLSVWADINLLHLKHNYEWLRRQAGVPVMAMVKANAYGHGLVPVATYLQNAVGADWFGVATPEEGAALRRAGITRPILVLGGFWFGQEHDVVHYDLATTLPDPSYVPALERAAASRGRVAAVHLEVDTGIGRLGLVPDQLDAVLKALRSCRHIRLEGLMTHFAAADAPEYADFTREQIKRHQAALELVRASGWTPRYVHFANSAGLHAFLPAAAGNMVRIGGLLYGIAGDALSPAFPPPPTRPVLSLHARILGLKTVPAGTPLGYGCTFVTRRPTRVATVPLGYGDGLHRTQSNRGCALVHGRKAPIVGRVSMDVTMLDVTDIPEATLGDVATFIGAQGEAVISAEEYAAVMDTIALEATTSLTARVTRRYL; encoded by the coding sequence GTGTCGAGTTGCAGTGACGCGCCACACGGCGACGACGGTGGGCGGTTGATTCCAGAGTCAGCCGCCCGTCTTTCCGTTTGGGCCGACATCAATCTTCTCCATCTCAAGCACAACTACGAGTGGTTGCGGCGGCAGGCCGGCGTCCCCGTCATGGCGATGGTCAAAGCCAACGCCTATGGACATGGCCTCGTGCCGGTGGCGACCTACCTGCAAAACGCCGTCGGGGCGGATTGGTTCGGCGTGGCGACGCCTGAAGAAGGGGCGGCGCTGCGTCGCGCCGGGATTACACGTCCAATCTTGGTGCTGGGCGGTTTTTGGTTCGGGCAAGAACACGATGTTGTTCACTATGATTTGGCGACGACGCTGCCCGATCCAAGTTACGTCCCGGCTCTGGAACGTGCAGCGGCTTCCCGCGGCCGTGTCGCCGCCGTCCATCTCGAAGTGGACACTGGGATTGGTCGGCTGGGACTGGTGCCGGATCAGCTTGACGCTGTTCTGAAGGCGCTCAGAAGCTGCCGCCACATCCGACTGGAAGGGCTGATGACGCACTTTGCCGCCGCCGACGCGCCAGAGTATGCCGACTTCACCCGCGAGCAGATTAAACGCCATCAGGCAGCGTTAGAGTTGGTGCGGGCCTCTGGCTGGACGCCCCGCTACGTCCATTTCGCCAACAGCGCCGGACTCCATGCCTTTCTACCGGCGGCGGCCGGGAACATGGTTCGGATTGGTGGGCTGCTGTATGGCATCGCTGGTGACGCGCTTTCACCGGCGTTTCCACCGCCGCCGACTCGTCCGGTGCTGTCGCTGCATGCACGGATTCTGGGCCTAAAAACCGTCCCGGCTGGGACGCCGCTGGGCTACGGCTGCACTTTTGTTACGCGCCGTCCGACCCGCGTCGCCACCGTCCCACTTGGTTACGGTGACGGCCTGCACCGAACGCAGTCCAACCGGGGCTGCGCGCTGGTTCACGGGCGGAAAGCGCCTATTGTGGGGCGGGTCAGCATGGATGTCACAATGCTGGATGTCACCGACATACCGGAAGCGACGCTAGGTGATGTGGCGACATTCATCGGCGCACAGGGAGAAGCCGTCATTTCAGCGGAAGAATACGCCGCCGTGATGGACACGATCGCGTTGGAAGCCACCACGTCTCTGACGGCGCGGGTGACGCGACGCTACCTTTGA